TTTTTCCGGATCAGAGAGAAAGGCGACCAACTTTTCCTTGGTCTGGAACATTTGCTGGAAGGTCACGCCTTTCATCGGCAGAGCCGGGCCAACATCACCCGCTTGCGTGCCGCCGGGAAGGGCGTGACAGGCTAAGCAATTTCCCTTGGCCCGGTTAAATGCCAAGGCGCGACCAGCTTCAATGTTATTGACCGCCGGGGCAGCGCTGGCAGCAGTAGCGACCAACAACAGGGCGCCAGCCAGTCCAGTAAGTATCCCCGCACGTGTGCGTCTGTGAGCGTTCATGATGACTCCTACGGTGCTGCCCGGTTTCTCGCCCGGTGCGCTATCACTCAGCAGGTTTCGTGCCAGCTATGGCGGGGACATGGATTTTCAATGGACCGCACGTCGTGGTCGTCCACAGGATCGCGACAATGCCATTTACAATTCGTAAAATCAGCCTGTTACTTTAGCAGGGCGTGCCGGAGCCATGGCCTGGTCGCCGGTCGGTTCGCAGGAGCAAATAAAATGCCCCGGACCATTGCCGGGGCTTCACTGTGCCGAAAGGCACAGCAGCGCCTAGTCTTTAATCAAACCCCTCTTCTTCCTCTGCTTGGTCGGCCAGCAGACCCATGTTCTTCATCTTGGTACGCAGCTGTTTGCGGCTGATACCCAGTAGCACCGCTGCCTGGCTTTGGTTGAAACGGGTCTTTTCCAGCGCACTGAGTACCGTTTGCCGCTCGATGGCGGGTAGATCGAAGGGGCTGGATGGCTGCCCTTCGTTATTGGATGCCTGCTCGCGAATTTCTCCTGGCAGATCACGCCGACCGATGCTGTTGTGGCGAGTGAGCACGACACAGCGTTCCAGAAGGTTTTCCAATTGTCGGATGTTGCCCGGCCAGGAATAACTCTCCAGGGCGGAGAGGGCATCGCTGTCGATTTCTATTCGTGGACGTCCGATCTCGTGACAGATTTTTTCGAGAAAATGGCTGACCAACGGAGCAATGTCGGCACGTCGCTCGCGAAGCGGGGGAATATGCAGTGGAATCACGTTCAGGCGGTAGTACAGGTCCTCTCGGAAACGTCCTTCCTGAATGGCCTGTTTTAGATCTAAGTGGGTGGCAGCAACGATACGTGCCTGCAGACGGATCGGTTGATGGGTGCCGAGGCGCGTGAATTCCCTTTCTTGCAGGGCGCGCAGGAGCTTGACCTGCATCGGTAAAGGCATGTCGCCAACTTCATCGAGGAACAATGTGCCGCCAGCCGCCGTCTCCAGCTTTCCAGCTTGACTGCGCACCGCACCGGTGAAGGCGCCACGTTCATAGCCAAAAATTTCGCTCTCCACCAGCTCTAGAGGAATGGCGCCGCAGTTGAAGGCAACGAAGGGTTCTCCAGCACGCGGAGAGGCCTCGTGCAGAGCACGGGCCACCAGTTCCTTGCCCGTGCCGGATTCGCCACTGATCAGGACGTTGGAAGGTGCCGGCGCTACGAGATCTATAGTTTCTAGAAGCTGGGTGATGGCCCGGCTGACCCCGATCAATCCATGCCGTTTAGGGGTTTGTCGCAGAGGTGGGATGCTCCGGCCGCCGCGTTCGAGGATCTGCCGGATCAAGGCCAGCAGCTCGCCCTCGTCCACGGGTTTCGTCAGATAATGCTCCGCCCCCTCCTTGATGGCCTCCACTGCCTGATCGATCTCGCCATAGGCAGTGCTGACGATGACCGGAATCGAGGGGAGCAGCATCTTTACCCGACGCAAAAGTTCCATACCGGGCATCCCCGGTAAGCGTTGATCCGTAAGGATCAGTGAGGGACTTTGTTGCTGCAGGAGTTCGAGGGCCTCCTCGCCCGATTCTGCCTCGAGCACGGTGAAGCCCTCAGCGCCCAGGATGGCGGCCAGGACGCGGCGCAGATTGCGCTCGTCCTCCACAATCAGAATTTGGGTATCCATACTGCTCCTCAGCCTTCGTTGATGATCTCTGCCCGGTTGCTGTGCGCGAGTGGTAGCGTGAGCACGAAACAGGCCCCATACCCCTGTGCCTGGCGCAACTCAACGCTACCCTCGTGGACCATCATGATTTTGGCGACAATCGCCAGACCAAGTCCACTCCCCTTGGTTTTGCTGGTGACATAAGGCTTGAAAACCTCTGTCCATTGCGCCGGAGGTATTCCCGGTCCATTGTCCTGCACGCTGATCTCGACACTATCCGCAAGGGCGGTGGCCCGCAGCAGAATGCGACCCTCCTGGGCAGGTACTGCATCACAGGCATTGAGCAAGAGGTTGCTGATGGCTTGCCCGAGCAAAGAGGCATCGAAGCTCGCCAGTAGACCGGGATTGCATTCCAGGGTTACGCGAATCGAGCGGGCGTCGAAATCCGTTACATGTCGTTGTACGCAGCGCTGCAGAAAAGCGCACAGTTCCTGCGTCTCGACGCGGGCATCATAGCTACGGCCAAAATCCAGAAAGCCCTGCGTCATGTCGTACAGGCGCTGCACCTCTTCTTCAATGATCTGTAAAAACTCCTCCCGGTTGTCGCGATCGTCGTAGCGCACGAGATACCGTGCCGCCCCGCGCACGGAGGACAAGGCATTGCGGATCTCATGTGCGACCTGCGACGACATCTGCCCGATGGTCACCATACACTGCATGGCCTGCTGCCGCTGATTGAGTTTGTGCAACTCCAGCAGGTGCTCCCGCAGCCGTGTCGCGAGGGAGCGAAAGGCGAGTTCGAGGCGATGCAATTCGTCACGATATTCGTCAGCCTCTGCCGCTTGCGGTTCAACGCGTATGCCAAATTGCCGCTGCATGGCTTCCATTTCGCGCATGAGCCGCGATATGGGGCGAGTGATGGCAAGGCTGACCAGGTAGGCACCAACGAGGCCGATGATGGCAGTACTGATGCCGAGAATCAGTAGGCGACTGGTGGTGTGTTCCAGCTTTCGCGCAATGAGTCTATCGATTTCTGGTGTGGCGCTGCGCAGCCATACCGTACCCAGGCGCTGATTACCAGCAATGATAGCGGCGGAGTAGCCATATTTCCGGGGCAGCATTCTGGCCGCCGCAGTCGGTATCTGCGTACCTACCTGGGCGAGATCCGTGCTGGCAACCACGGTGTTGGAGCGATCGACGATCAGCACTGCAGACACCAGAGAGTTCCCACTATTCGCGAGTTGCGCAAGCTGTCCCGCATCCTTGAGGAGCAGTGGGTTGGCTGCCGAGCTGGCAATGCTGTCGGTGAAATGGCGGATTTCCGTCTGTACCTGGCTGGTGAGGTCGGCGCGCACGGAGGTATAGAGAAATGTGGCGATCAGCAGATAAATCATTGCGATGAGAAGCACGACCAGGGCCATGCTCTTGCTACGCCAAGTCAGGCGTTGCCAGAGGTGCGGAACCGACGGTGTCAAAGCGGGCTTGGCGTACAGATGGGGTGGGCGAGGTTCATGGCTGAGCAGTGATCTCCCGGAAGCCTGCGGCCGTCAAGGCCTGTTTCGGGAGTGTAGCCAAATCGTCGCGAACTTGCGCGCCCTGTTCGCGGGTAATGGCGGGGCTGGCGACGAGGTCCCAGGCCGGCGCGGGACCGGTGCGGGCGACGATTTGCCAAGTATGCGGCATGGCAGCAGTGAGACTGTCTACCGTCGCGCTGCGCACCACCCCCAAATTTGCCTTGCCGCTGCCGAGCGCGGTGAATACTCCGCGTTCCGAATCCACCGGCCACCAGCGGATCGGTTTGCCGGCCGCAAGGCGGGTGACCTCGTCGGCGATCAGGTCTTTGGCGCTGCAGTAGGGACTGCCATAGGCAATCCGCCATTGCGTCAGTGGTGCCTGGACACCCGCAATGCGTACCAGCGCCAGTCCCGAGGAGCCAGCATTCGGAATCAGCGTTGCCAGTCGCCGCACTTCCCCCGCGCCGCTTGCGTCATTAGCGGGCTCAAGAGCGCAAACTGGTATTTCCCCGCTCGAACTTGCTGTAGATATTGGCGTTCGTTACGCGGCAGCGCAATTTCGATGGCCTTGCCGGTTGCCTTTTCCAGGGCCAGGCGCAAGGGTTGGAACAGGCGTGCTGCGGTCAGGGGGGAAAACGCGGGCGGAATACCCAGGCGCCAACGCGGGCGTTGCAACTTCGGGGTCAGTTCTTCGCCATAGAGATCGGCATATAGACTGCGTAATGGTCCATAAGTGCCTGGGGGGACGGGGGTGAAGTGGGTTGCCAGCGCATGGATCGCCGCCATCGCCTTGGGGTCCTGCTGCGCGAGATCGAGCAAGGCCCGACGGATTGCCGCTCGCTGCGGCGCAGGGACGCTCTCCGATGCGGCGATGAGATCGCCAGGCCCGACGGTACTGCGGGCTATCACTCGCAGGGTGCCTGCACGCAGGTACGGTTCAGCAATGTTTTCGGCAACGGCAGTCGCGTCATAGAAGCGCGCAGCGACATCCATCAATGCATTGCTATCGCTGCCACCTTGCCCCAATTCGCTGAGCTCTTGTCGTTTGATGCCGGCAGCATCCAGCAGAGAAAGAGGCACCAGCGCCGACGCCGCACAGGCGGGGTTTCCTAAAATGAAGGATTTTCCGCGTAATTGCAGGACCGTTTGGATGGGGCTGTCGTTACGGACGACGATCACACTCTCGTTGCCACCGGGTGGAGGAACCAAACCTGCGAGAGGGATATACGGATTGCTGTGCGCGATCTTCAGGTAGGCAATTGGGCAGAGTAAAACGATTTGCGCTCGTTTTTCTCTTGCTTTCAGGTAGAATTGGTGCAGATCCGCACTAAAGCTGAGTCGAATCGGATCGCCAAGGGTTTTTTGCAGGTGTGTCGCGAGAGGCTCAAAAGCCGCAAACATGACCGCCGGGCTGCTCACCGGTGGCAGCAAGAAGCGCAGTTCGGCCTGGCCCTGCAGTGGCCAGAGCAGCAAGTTCAGGCAGATGCCGAGAAAGAAGAGTCGCGAACGCATGGGAAACCAGTGATCAGACGATGGGCTAGGCTAAGCAAAAGGAGTGCCAATATCCAATGCAGGAAAAACCTCTAACGCATTTTACGCAGCAGGGAGAGGCGCAGATGGTGGAGGTCGGTGCCAAGCCGGTCACCTTGCGGCGCGCCCTGGCGGGCGGCGCCATTCGTATGGCCCCAGCAACCCTCGCACGTATCCGAGCCGGAGACATGCACAAGGGAGATGTGCTGGCGGTGGCGCGAATTGCCGCGATTCAGGCCAGCAAACGCACATCTGAATTGATCCCTTTGGCACACCCATTGTTCTTGACTGGCGTCGAAATTCGCTTTCGGCTCGATGCCGACTCGAGCGAGGTACGCTGCGAAGCTGAGGCGCGCTGCCAGGGCCAGACCGGCGTGGAGATGGAAGCGCTGACCGCAGTGAGTGTCGCCTTGCTGACCATTTACGACATGTGCAAGGCCGTCGACCGGAGCATGATGATGACGGAGATCTGTCTGTTGCGTAAGGAGGGAGGCAAATCTGGCGTCTGGGAACGCAATCCAAGCTCTGATCAATGAAACGGGGAGGGGCATAATTGCAGCGCCCTCCGTTGTGGTATTGGCTATTATTTGCCGCGGTGCGGAGAGGAGCTGTACCGCATCATCACGTCGCGGTCCTTCCAGTTGCTCTCTTTCAGAATTTCATCCGGGATCATGTAGCGATCCTGCGGCGCCACCTCCTGGCACTTGACGATCCGCAGCACATCGGAGAAAGGCAGCTTGCGTAGCAGTCCGTCTTTGTCGGTGGCACGGACGATCATAGCGTCCTTCAATAGGGCATAGACATAGAAATTGCCGGGGCGCAACTTGCCTTCCTTGTCTTTCCAAGTGACGGTAATCCGGGTATGTTCCTTGAAGTCGCTACGATTCATCTCTGGTCTCCACAAGTTTCAGGACAAGATGAACTTATCCACTTTGGACACTCCAGGCAAATAAGCCTCCCTTATTACAAAATCAAAAAAGCTGAGTTGCTTTATCGCCATGGCTCGGCGACCATTCTCCCCCTACCTTTCCGGTGGGTCCGTTCAAAATTTCAGTGAGGTCAGGCGATGGCTACGGTCATGGAGTTCGAGGATCACAAGAAGCAGGAAATCAAGTACAGCACCTGCTACATGTGCGCCTGTCGCTGCGGTATCAAGGTCACCGTAGAAGACAACAAGGTGCGTTTCATCCAGGGTAACCGCAATCATCCGATCAACCAGGGGTGCTCTGCGCCAAGGGCTCGGCGGGGATTATGAAACAGTATTCCCCGGGCAAGCTGCGCAATCCCTTGCGACGCAAGCCGGGCACCGAGCGTGGTGCCGGCGAGTTCGAGGAGATTTCCTGGGATGAGGCCCTCGATATCCTGACCAAGCGCCTTGAGCACATTCGCGCTACGGACCCGGACAAACTGGCCTACTTCACCGGTCGTGACCAGATGCAGGCGCTGACTGGGCTCTGGGCGCAGCAGTTTGGCACCCTGAACTGGTCCGCGCATGGCGGCTTCTGCTCCGTCAATATGGCCACTGCCGGCCTGTACATGCTTGGACATGCCTTCTGGGAGTTTGGTGACCCGGACTGGGATCGAACCAAATATTTCATGCTTTGGGTGTCGCTGAGGATCACTCCTCCAATCCGATGAAGATTGGTCTGGAAAAGCTCAAGCGTAACGGTGGTAAGTTCGTGGGCGTCAATCCGGCGCGCACTGGTTATCAGGCCATTGCCGACGAGTGGGTGCCCATCCGTCCGGGCACGGACGGCATGTTTGCGTTGTCCATGGTGCATGTTCTTCTGCAGAACGAGCAGTTCGATTGGGACTTTTTGTTGCGCTATACCAACGCTCCCTTCCTGGTAGTGAATACCCCCGGCCAGAAGGGCGACGGCCTGATTTGGCGCGATGCCGAGGGGCATCCCCTGGTCTGGGATCTCGAACAGCAGGCCTACGTCAATGGTATGCAGCCAGGTGTCAAGGCGGCTTTGTTTGGTGAATTCCAGACCCCCGATGGTCGGCCCGTGCGCACCGTCATGTCGATCCTCGCCGAGCGCTACCTGGACGACCGCTATAGCCCGGCCAACGCCAGCAAGATCACCGGCATCCCTGCCGAAACCATCGAGCGCCTGGCCCTGGAAATGGCCCATGTTGCGTTCAAGGAAAGCATCGAGATCGAAGTCGAGTGGACCGACTGGGCCGGCCGCAAGCACGATAAGTTCATCGGGCGACCGGTGTCCATGCACGCCATGCGCGGCATCTCTGCTCACTCCAACGGTATGCAGGCAGCGCGTGCCATCCATCTGGTGCAGATTCTTTTGGGTACCATTGACTGCCCCGGAGGGTTTCGCGCCAAGGCGCCGTACCCCAAGCCGGTGCCGCCGCCAAACAAGCCGGCGCAGCACAGTGCGCCCAACACGCCGCTCAAGTCCTTGCCGCTGGGTTTCCCGACCGCGCCCGAGGACCTGGTCATCGACGAGAATGGCAACCCGAAGCGGATCGACAAGGCCTATTCCTGGGAGGCGCCGATTGCCAACCACGGTCTGATGCACATGGTGATCACCAACGCGGTCAACAAAGATCCTTATGGCATCGATACCCTGATCTTCTTCATGGCGAACATGAGTTGGAACTCCACCATGAACACCGCCAATGTGCAGGAGATGCTGAAAGCCAAGGACGAGAATGGCGAGTACAAGATTCCCTTTCTGGTGGTCATCGATGCCTTCCATTCGGAGATGGTGAATTTTGGCGATCTGGTCCTGCCCGATACCACGTACTTGGAGCGCTACGATTCGATTTCTCTGCTCGATCGTCCCATCTCCGAGCCGGACGCTATCTGTGATTCCATCCGCCATCCGATCCTTAAGCCCGATCGTAATGTGCGGCCTTGGCAGGACGTCATGGTTGAATTGGCAGGACGGCTCAAGTTCCCGGCCTTCACCAAGGAAGATGGCACGCCGAAATTCAGTGGCTATAAGGATTTCATCGCCAATTTCGAGCGTGCTCCGGGGATCGGCTTTCTGGCAGGTTGGCGAGGCAAGGATGGTGAGACGCACCTGCGTGGCGCTCCGAACCCCAACCAGTGGGATCGCTACATCGAAAATCAGGGGTTTTTCCAGTATCATCTGCCCAAGTCGCAGCGCTTCTATCGCTTTGCGAACAAGGAATATCTGGAATTGGCGCAGCGGGTGGGATTCAATCCTACGGCCGACCCCATCGTCATCGAATTGTATTCTGAGGCTTTCCAACGCTTCCGCCTGGCGGGGCAGGGACTCTACGACGGTCCGATGCCCAAGGATCCCGTCGATCGCGAACGTCTGGCCACCTATTTCGATCCGTTGCCGGACTTCTATGAGCCCTTGGAGCAGCAGCGTATCGACAAGAAGGAGTATCCCTTCTTTGCCGTCAATCAGCGTCCCATGATGATGTATCACTCCTGGGATAGCCAGAATGCCTGGTTGCGTCAGATCATCGCGCAGAATTATCTGTACATGAACCGGCAGCGCGGCGAGCAGATGGGCATTCGGGATAAGAGCTGGGTCTGGGTCGAGAGTCACAATGGCAAGATCCGCGTTCAAGTGAAGCTGATCGAAGGCTGTCAGGAAGACACTGTCTGGACCTGGAATGCCATCGGCAAGCAGTCTGGGGCCTGGGGTCTCAAGCCTGACGCCGCCGAGGCCACTCGTGGCTTCCTGATGAACCACCTGATTTCGGAATTGCTACCCCCCAAACAGGGGGAGCGGCGACTGACCAACTCCGATCCGATCACCGGTCAAGCGGCGTGGTATGATCTGATGGTCAAAATTTATCCGGCGGCGCCGGGCGAAGAGGGCACCTGGCCTACTTTCCCGACCATGAAACCGCTACCCGGCGACACTCCCGCACCCGACGTGCTGCGGTATCACACCCACGAGCCCGTCAATCTCAAGTCCTGAGTAGGCAAGGAGCGCGATATGAGACTTGGATTAGTCATTGATCTGGACACCTGTGTTGGCTGTCATGCCTGTGCGGTTGCCTGTAAGGAATGGAATACCAGCGGTACCACGGCGCCGTTGACTGACTATAATCCGTACGGCGCCAAGCCGTCCGGGGTCTGGTTCAACCGCATCCGGCACTATGAAATTGGCGAATATCCCTACAATAAGACGGTCAATTTTCCGATGTCCTGCATGCATTGTGAAAATGCGGAATGCGTCACCGTCTGTCCCACCGGTGCGAGCCACAAGCGCCCAGAGGATGGCATCGTTCTCGTCGATCAAAGCAAGTGCATGGGCTGTAATTACTGCTCCTGGGCCTGTCCGTACGGCGCCCGCGAGCTGGATCGGGTCTCCGGCACGATGAAGAAGTGCACCCTCTGCATCGACCGCATTTACGACATGGAAATCCCCGAAGAAGAGCGTCAGCCGGCCTGCGTGCTGACCTGTCCGGCGCATGCGCGCATGTTCGGTGATTTCGACGATCCGGAGAGTCCAGTCAGTCGCGCCGTGCGCGAGCGCGGTGGCTACCAGCTCATGCCGGAATTGAATTATGACCCGAGCAATCATTATCTGCCGCCGCGCGTACACGCTCCTATCCCTACGGAGGGTTTGAAAAAGAAGGCTGGCGCGAAGGTCAAGGAGTGGGTCAATCGTGTGGTGGAGCGCTAAGGAGACGTTATGCACGCGGCACTGGCAGTCATATTTCTCACCCTTTTTTCTGGCGGCGGATTTGGTCTGATGGCGCTCATCGCCATCGTCAACGATCTCCATATCGACGGTGGGCTAAGTCCCGTGCAAACCCTTGCCGCGGTGATTTTGTCTTTGATCTTTGTCACCATTGGCATGCTGTCTTCAACGGCGCATCTCGCCAATCCGAAAAATGCGTGGCGAGCCTTTACCCGCTGGCGTACTTCCTGGTTGGCACGCGAAGGCATCTTTGCCGTCGCCTATTATCCCTTTGCTTTCGCCTACTTGGTTTGGACCTTTGTTTCGGGCGCTCCGGATGCGACGATAGGTTTGATTCTGGCCAGTCTGGCGGGGCTGATCGGGCTCATCACCATCTTCTGTCAAGGCATGATCTACGCCGTTCTACGCACCATTCGGCAGTGGAATACGGCTCTGGTACCGGCCAATTTCTACGCTATGGGACTGGCCATCGGAGCGACGCTTCTCGCTGCCATTCGTGTCTCCACTGGCGACGACGCCGGCGTTTTCGTTGGGATTGCCATCGCTCTGATTGCCGCTGTAGCGGTAATGAAGGCAATCTACTACTTCTGGATTGCGCGTCCGTCCGGGCCAACGATTCGCACGGCAACGGGTTTCAATCGCTTTACGGTCCGTATTCTGGATCAAGGGCATACTTTCGGTACCTTCCTGACGGAGGAGTTTGGCCACACTCTGGCACGAGACAAGGCACGCGGTATCAAGCTGATGATGTATTTCTTCGCAGTCATCGTGCCGATCATTGGACTGGCCTTTGCGGTGGCGGATCAGTCTGCCGTTGCGGCGGTCATCGCTGCGGTGTCCATCGTGTTTGGATTGGGTGTGGAGCGCTGGCTGTTCTTTGTCGAGGCACAACACGTGGTGAACCTGTATCATGGTCGTCAGCGCTGCTGAGTCCGCCAGCATCATCTCCTCTCCCGACGAGGTGACTGGTCTGGGAGAGGGGCTCTGGGATCAGTTTGGCCGACGCATCACCTACCTGCGGCTATCCCTCACCGAACACTGTAACTTTCGCTGTCAGTACTGTAGTCCAGCGGAGGGTACGCCGTACTTCGCACGCGAAGACCACTTGCGTCCTGATGAGATCCACCTCGTCCTACGCAGCTTTCAGGCCCTGGGTCTGCAACATCTGCGCTTCACCGGGGGCGAGCCTCTTATTCATCCACAGCTCCTTGGCCACGTTGGTTTTGCCAAAAAGTTGGGTATCGGCAAAATCAGTCTCAGTAGTAATGGCTATCTGCTTGATCGCTTGGCCGAGCCCCTTGCTCAGGCGGGTCTCAACAGCCTCAATGTCAGTCTGGATTCCCTCGACCCCGAAAAATTCCAACAGATAACCCGGGGAGGGGTGTTGCCGCGTGTGCTCCGCGGCATTGATGCCGCGCGTGCGGCTGGCATACCCCGCATCAAGATCAATACGGTTTTGCTGCGCAGTGTCAACGGCTTGGAACTGGCGTCTTTGGTCGATTATGCGGTCGCCCGTGGTTTGGAGATTCGCTTCATCGAAACCATGCCGTTGGGTAGTGCGGGTAGCGGCAGTCAGGACCAGGACTATCTCTCTGCCAGTGAGGCACGGGCGATGATTGAGAGGGAGTTCGGGGCGCTTTTGCCGCTTGCGAATAGTCGCGACCAAGGTCCGGCAAGGCGGTACACCCTGGCCGGCGGACACGGTAGCATTGGTTTCATCACTCCCATCAGCGACAATTTTTGCGCAACATGCAATCGGGTGCGTCTGACCGCAACCGGTCGTCTCGTTTTTTGCCTTGGTCAGGAGGCGGGTATGGAGTTGCGTCCCTTGCTCCGCTCTGGCATCGATATGGCCGAACTTGGCAAGGCGATCGCACAGGGTATCTGGCAAGAAAAGCCCGAACGGCATGTCTTCGATCGGGATCGCAACCGCTCTTCAAAGATATTTATGATGCGTCTTGGGGGCTGAGATAGATTAGAATTCTGATCGACAGAGGTGTTACCATTAGCGGATGCGATTTGTGGAGTGGACCGAAGATCATGTATGGTTTCAAAGAAGTGACCGCCGAGCAGTTGAAGGAGATGCAGGAGAAGGCGCAGGCCTTCACTCTGATTGACGTGCGCTCACCGGCGGAGGTTGCCCGCGGGATGATCAGTGGCGCAAAACACATTCCCCTGCATCTGTTGCCGATGAGTATGGCCGAGATCGACAAAGAGAAGCCCTTGGTATTCTATTGTCTGAGTGGGGGCGCTCGTCGCAGGCTTGCGCGTTCGCGGCCGCACAAGGCTTCTCGGAGGTGTACAATCTGCGAGGTGGGATTTCGGGCTGGGCCAACCGCTCTTACCCCATTGTCTAGTCCGGCGTATAAGAATATGCTGAAATATGCCGAACTAATCAACAAATTAAAATCTTTGCCTTGCTTGGCAGGCAAATCCTGATACATTCGTACGCTGTTGTTTGACTTGAGAGTGGAGGTTGCAATGGTACAAGAAGACAAACTGCTGGATGCCCGTGGACTGAATTGCCCGCTGCCCATCCTGCGCACCAAGAAGGCCCTGGGAGAGATGAGTGCCGGACAAGTCCTGAAAATCGTCGCTACCGATCCCGGTGCAGTGAAGGACTTTGAGGCGTTCTCCAAGCAGACCAAGAATCCTCTGCTCGATCAGGCGGAAGCCGGCGGCGAGTTCGTATTCTTCATTCAAAAGGCCTGATGAGCCTGTGGCACCAGCGATTTGATCTCTGGTGCCCTCGAGGAGTGAATCATGGATGAAAAAAAGCTGGCGATTGTCGCTACCAAAGGTACGCTGGACTGGGGGTATCCGCCCTTCATCTTGGCCTCTACCGCTGCGGCCCTGGGTTACAATGTAGAAATCTTCTTCACCTTCTATGGCCTGCAGTTACTGAAGAAAGATCTTGGGCATCTGCGGGTTAGCCCGCTCGGGAACCCGGCCATGCCGATGCCGGTGCCCATGCCGACCTTGATGATGGTCTTGCCCGGAATGGAAGGTATGGCAACCTCCATGATGAAGAGCAAGATGAAGGCCAAGGGTGTGGCAAGCCTCGAAGAATTGCGTGAATTGTGCGTCGAGGCGGAAGTGCGCATGATTGCCTGCCAAATGACGGTGGATCTCTTCGAGTTTGATACGGCCGATTTCATCGACGGCATCGAGTTGGGCGGTGCTGCTGCGTTCTTTGAGTTTGCGGGCGAGTCCGACATCACCTTGTTCATCTGATCGGAACGGATCAGGGGTGTGGCGGTCAGACAGATATCGGCTTACTACTGCTAGTGAGGAGCAAGTAAATGGCGACTTACGCTGAAATGAAAGAGATGTTCGACGAGATTCGTGCCGACTTCCGGTACGATCACGAACTCAATGGTTGTCTAAACTGCGGTATCTGCACCGCCACCTGTCCGTCGGCACAGTTTTACGATTACAGCCCGCGGGAGATCGTCCAGCTCTTGTGGACGGAAAACGTGGAACAGATCTATGACGCCATGCAGGAGAAGATCTGGGCTTGCGCGCAATGCATGACCTGCGCCGCGCGTTGCCCCTTCAAAAACTCTCCTGGTGGCTTGGTGATGATCATGCGCGAAGTTTCCATTCGCCATGGTATGCAGTCTGCGAAGGACGTATTGCGGCCCTTCGGGCGCGTGATGCTCAAGCTCATCACCACCGGTAACCAGCTGTCCCCGGATATGATCCAGCCGGATCACTTCCCGGACTGGGGTCCAAATATTCAGAAGGTGGAGGGTGACCTTCGCGTGTTGCGCAAGGCGATTCCGGTGCGCACCCTGCAGACCGTTGAAACTGCGTGGGAAGTCTCCCTCAAAACTTCTGTGGAAATGTACACCATTTGGGAAATGACTGGCGTGCTCAAGTCCTTGGAAACCA
This sequence is a window from Acidithiobacillus sp. AMEEHan. Protein-coding genes within it:
- a CDS encoding 4Fe-4S dicluster domain-containing protein, with the translated sequence MATYAEMKEMFDEIRADFRYDHELNGCLNCGICTATCPSAQFYDYSPREIVQLLWTENVEQIYDAMQEKIWACAQCMTCAARCPFKNSPGGLVMIMREVSIRHGMQSAKDVLRPFGRVMLKLITTGNQLSPDMIQPDHFPDWGPNIQKVEGDLRVLRKAIPVRTLQTVETAWEVSLKTSVEMYTIWEMTGVLKSLETMDENLFDVIEDFIDEKREDYEDWLESHGDE